The genomic interval GGGATACAAATGCTGTCCGTAGGCGGGGCAGTGGATGAGATCACTCGATATGGAGGATCCACCCGCTGGGAAACCGGGGTTCCCACTCGATGGTATATCCTCCTGACCACCAAGGGTGCACTGGGCTCTCTCCGGAATGTCGCATTTCCCCGTCACTGCATTCCAGTGCAATTGCGAGCTGCACTCCTGCAAAATCGCCTGTCCATAGTAGCAAATATAGTATTGTCTGCAACTACTAGAACTACCGACATAAACCAGTCTGTCGCTGGATTGTGGTTGGCCCATTAACGTGGAGCAAAACGTGGCTGCATCCGTGACCATGTCATTAGGATCTCCATCACCGTTTCCACCATCAAATGGAGGATTCTCCATGGCATCCGTGCCATTTCTGCACTTTACATTTGCCGCCGAATCGCAGAGTCTGCTCTCCGAATTGAAGAGCATCGTGGGTGGACAGGAAGCCAGGACAGCATCTCCATTCTCAACGCACAGGTAAAACATATGGCAGTCCTCCGCATGCTCCACAAACTCACCAACCAAATGATTGGCACAAAATCTACTCCCACTTTGCCTGATGGTCACCGAGTTTGTGGGCTTGGTTGGACTCCAATTTCTTTGAGCTGTGGCCAGCAAACAGCTCGCCATCAAACAGAGGGCTGAAAACCAATAAATTCCCATCacaattagtttttaatatcAATTTTACTAACCCGTATTAAGCATCATCTTTTGTGCTTTCGTCAGACTCCAGTAGAGCGCAGTTATATTCTAATTTCGTAATGGCCGGAGAACTTGGCATATATGTGATACATTCGGCGCCAAGATACAGCCGAGTGTGAGGCTCAGTATCagaaaattaacattttcaattgcttGTAAGAAGAAGTTGATAAGGCTtctgtattttgttttgccaaaaagaaatatgGTTCCCTTTCCTCACAATCAACCGATACCATATCTCGAGTTGGCACAGATACATCTTTAATActggatttttaatttttaaacctGGTGAAAAAGGTGAAAAGGAAGCCGTGATTAGCTAGGAAGTTGATTAGGTGATATCTCGATACATGTTGTCCTTGTGAGGAAAATGGTATCATATCGGTCAAATTGTTATGTTATGGATCGAAGGTTGGCCTATTTTTTCCTCCCATTTTAGCAAATGTTTCGATCAAGGTTCTTATTTTGCAGAAATTTCTTTCATATTGGTTGCTTGTTGATATCACCTGATAAATTTAGAAATGAGTCAAGGTCGGCCGTTTTTTTAATGGTTTAACAAAGAAGTTTAACTGACTACCAAGTTGGAGAAGGTTCAACTTTAATTTTGTGCTATTTTATATCTTCGTAAACAATCTATCCTTTTTAATTACCCAATAGATTCCCCCAAAGCAATTTTAGttagaaaatttaaatgttcgttctttggttttataaatatggtatatatttaataaattttcatttgcatttgcagtttGTTGTAGCACTTGGCCTGGGCTAGTGCTACGCAGGATCGCTTCTCGTAGTCCCATCCATAGAAGAAGGGACACTGCTGGACCATCAAGTAACCAGAACGGCACTGGTAGAAGTAATTGCAGTTGTCGGAATGCGGATAAACATCGATTACGTGTCGCTTGCACTGCTCCCTGGGGTTGTAAGTCATGGCCTGTAAGTAATTTATTGACCTGTAAGTACAAATGATAAGATACCAAATACTATAGTGAGCCCACCAAACACCTGACGTTTTCGGGATGATCGCATTTTCCGGTGCGGGAATTAAAGTGCAAACTGGTGGCACAACTCATGGGGAGTGCCTCGCCGCGATAGCAGATGTAATAATCTGAACAGGAGTTCTGATTTGGCAGCAATGCGATACGACTCTGATTATCCAGTTGCGGGCACACATTGGTCACAATAATCTCTATGCCAGGCGATACGGAAGTCGTATTGGTGGCTCCACTTTGATTGACTGATGGGCGTAATGTGACCACTGCTGACGGACTTAATGTGCTGATTACCACTGTGGAGATCGTACTGGACTCCGAGGTAATCTCCGTTGCGCTGTCGGTGGTATTTTCCCTTGGCACCTCCGCTCCCGTGCGGCAATCGATATCGCCCATGGGCTCGCACATTTCCATATCTTGGCTGAAGTATTCGCCATCCTCGCATTCACCATCGTATGACTCATCGCCGTTGCAGAAAATATAGTGTGCGCAACTCTTTGGCGACGTAACAAAGGATAGGTTGTTCCCATCATTACACTCATCGAAAATATCCGCACGGCTGGGGCCTAGAAGTAGTAGGCACACCACGATGGATACAAATATTCCAAACATCTTTTCTGCTCGATCTCAAATGGTAAACTGATCGATTTCGTATGCAACCTTTGGGGTTTTCTTACCAACTCCCCTTATCAGAAAACAATTTGCCCACGAACACGCTTTTGATAATTGCTTTATTACAGACTGGGATACGAATCTTACAAACGTAAGCCCGATGAACGATTGCGGTTTGTGGCAACACACTGGCCCTGGGTGACATCGAAATGGCAGTTCTGGGGGCACTGCTGGAGCAGCAGAAAACCGGAAATACACTGATAATAGTAGTTGCTGTTTGCCGGATAGGGATAGACCCCATTCCTGCCACTCGTCTTGCAGATGACATGGACATCGGTGCTCGGAGCCGGGGTGGTAGTACTAGTGGAAGGTACAGCAATCGTTGAAGGGGTGGTAGAAGCTGAAGTAGAGGTGGAGTTGACCGGTTCTTCGTTGACTGGTGCTCTTTTCGTAGTGGCTACTGTAGGCCGTAAAGTGGTAGCTGGCGTGGTAACCACATTGGTGTAACACTCGACCGCCTCGCGGCAATCCCCATTGCAGTAGTAGGAATCATCGCCATCGCAGTGAACGAATTCACTGCACTCCTGGTTCTCGTTGGTCACCTTATTGATGATCACACCTTTGCATTCCTCGAGGAAAACCGCCTGCACCTGCACCCGGAGGCAACCAGGTAGCAGGCAGGCCAAGACTAACAACAATTGCCACATTCAATAGGCTTTCAACTGCCTCATCGCCGAGATCAGTGCCTTCTTTATAGGTGGAAATGCTGTGCGGCTGGTTAGCTTGTTCTCTGATAAGACTCTAAACTCACTTTATTTTCTAGCTATTATGGTTTATTTGACACGACAAGAGGCTTAATTAAAAGTGCTCTGCGATTATTTTCACTTAAAGATACAATCGCTGGAGCTGCGTATGCGACCACCACAAGCTCCAGTTTCCGGATCGAATGCATAGCCAATAGGACATTGCTCCACCAGCAGAAAGCCATCCACGCAGTAGTAGAAGTAGTTGCAGTTCTGCGGATAACTGAATCTCTTGGTGACTCCCTGACGACACTCTCGCCGGATGTCAGAAGGTGACACGGTTGTGGAAGCGGTGGTCACCACAATCGGAGTTGTGATGATGGGCGATGCAGTTGAATTATCCACAGGAATTATGTCGCCACAGGTGAAattggcactgcaggttgtgTTGTCCGTGCAGAACATCGAGTTCTGGCCGGAGCAATTGATGAAGGAGTAACTGCAGTTGGATCGCGTATTGTTGATAAATCCATTCTGACCACTGCACTCGGGTATGTTTAACCCATTGACGCCCCAGACAACGAGAATCACCCCGTAGGCGATGAATAGCAGTTCCAAGCGTAGAGATTGCTGCATTCTCGATCTTTGTGGAGTGCGTGGTGGTGGGCTAAGCTTTTTATAGCTCAGCCCGGTGGCAAGGCAATCAAAATCAAGGTCTTTCCTAATaagttatatttaattaaaggtCTCATGTCGCCACAATCTTGTAACTAGTCAATAAATAGAGCTCTTATCTGGTAGACAACTCCCCTAAGCCTTGATGAGTTGTTTTTTGGGTGGCAGTGGGATTTTCCGAGCTATTCTTCTGGAGTTTCTGTAGCATTTCGCCACTCCTATCTGCACACAGCTCCGGCGCTCTATATCCCAGCCGTAGTAGAAGGGGCACTGTTGCAAGGTCAGGAAACCCTTGATGCAGTAGTAGAAGTAGTTGCAGTTGTCCGGATGTGGAAAGAACTCTGTCATGTGTGGCAGGCACTTGTGTGATCGCGGATCTTCAAACTGCAAGTGAATTCAAGATTATAAACAGATCGGTAAAGGGATCTGCACGAGATACTCACGGCACACTGAACTTTCTCTGGGTAATCGCACTGTCCGGTGAGGGAGTTGAAGTACAGCTCATTATCACAGTGCATTTCCATGGCATGCCCGTGATAGCAAAGGTAATAGTTGGCACACGAGCTATTGCTGGCCATGAATATAACCTGGCCGGGATCATCGCTGATCGGACAGTTGGGCCTCACCACGGGTGCAATATTCACGATATCCACTTCGGTTGGGGTCTCTATAATTGGTGGTTCGCTTGGCCTCGGTGTGGCGGGTGTTTCCtgctcttcctcttcttcttctgcttccgGTTCCGGCTGCGAAGGTTCATCGACTTCGTCCAGAAAGCACTGTACATTGGCCGCAACATCACAGGTTCCCGCCTCGTTGTCAAAGTATTCGCCATCCTCGCAGTCGCCCTTCAGGGACTCCTCACCCTCGCAGTACACATAGGACTGGCAGCTCTCCCAGCTTTGCACAAACGCCCCATCCTCCATCTCATTACACTCGTCGAAGTGATCTCCATTTGTCCGGGAGCtccagagcagcagcaggcagaGGTGTATCaaatatttggacattttaTTGGCTCCGTATGGAATCTTCTACTGAATCAAGCGGACTGTTTCCCCATTATATTTATGGACCCACTGCGATGAGTTTTTTCCCCTAAGAAGTAAGCGACATGCATTTCTTTTTAGTATAATTGAATATCATTTTATCGAAAAGACCTTCGAGATAACTCCAGACGCGGTTCAATGTATTACAAAATATTCTGGTCCCCGTGAATCACAGCATTCCTCTTCTTGGAGTTTCAACTATCTTCCATTATGTCATCATATGCTTGCAAAATCGACATTACAGCGGTCGATGGTTCCACTTATGTATTTTGCTGAATATGTTTACACAAgccgaaaaacttttaaaattaatattcaaaaTGCTCGCACACACCTTCAGCCATACAAACACATATAGACAAAAAGCGTCAAAAAAGCGTGAAAAAGACAACGCAACAGAAATCATTGACCTCAACAAACGCCGCATTGGCCGTATTTTGTTTATGGATAGCCAAACTCCAAGACTTCAAGCTGAAGAGTACTTTGCTAACGATCAGACTTGAAGTTACCCTGGCAGAAAATGCTCATTTAAACCGTCATTTAAAATTAGGAAAAAATTTAGATAGGACATTATCTGTGGGCACGTTCCATTTCGCATCAAGTACTCCAAGTTTCGACAGAACAGGGTGTCTAGAAAAATATCTTAGATTACACTTATCTCTTAACTAGAATATTTTTAGCTCTAACgttcaaaataatatattttatgcttttattttgcattttaaaattatgaTCTGTCATGCCTCTTAGCGCACAGCCAATAGTCATTGAATTTGTAATCAATATACTTCAGATATTCTTATGATCTTCGTTCAAAAAGAAAGTAATGtaagtgtttttatttttctagaaataaatttttttaaatatattacgAGATAAAATTCGTTTTGTAAATAGCTAAACAAGCAGTCTTTATCTTgtaattatatacatatgctcttttaaaaaagttatttctATAGATTTTCTTGTCGATATAATTTGCTTATTCATGTTCTTATAATATAGTGGTTAGTATTTAGCTGCAGAAGGGTACCCAACCTTCGATCTGGCGTTTCTCTCGCGCCCTCCACCTTTTGTTATGATATAAATCACACGAACTTGCGATTTGCCCGAGGTAAAGTATAGTTCTCGTCCGGTGTTCGGATTCTTTCCACTTTATGCACCATCATGGCGGACGGACACCATCGAGTGGATCGATCGGACGGGAGAATTTGCACAAAATCTAATTTATTGTCAAGCATTTGCAGGGACGATAAGGCCGAAGAAAGGGGTGCTGGTCTATGCTGGCTAACTTTATCGTGCACCTGTAAGAGGaaagaaatcgaaaaaattaaaaatataaatataaataaaatcaacaagcGCAGGTAGTGGCTGAAGTTCTTTATAGGAATTGTTTAAACAAGTGCAGACGTAACCAATCTTCTCGTGTTGTTGTACGTATGTACGAATGTACTTTATTATAGCCCATTTCTTATGGGCGATATTTGCTTTAAATGCAATTGACAGATGGACTGCTGGACTGATGGACAGAACGGATGACGGGAAACATCGATCGAGCTGGAACAAAAGAGTGCTCAATGCGCTGACGatacatatactcgtagtaTGTGGATTCAGTTGTAAAGACAACGACGGCAAAATGTCTGCTGCGTTGCGTATGTTTACACGGCTCGATATATAGATTCAACCCAATATACGTGTATTTAATGTACAATCCACATGCACATTTATTGACAATCCCGTGTGTTAATATCATTCGCCAGCGCCTAAAGATACTTTTTTCCATGCGGCCAAAACAAGTGGCCCAAAATATGACGATGACAACACACGATCGTTCCCAAAAAGTCCTGAGGGAGAGCAAACAGTCAACAGTCAACAATGAgat from Drosophila yakuba strain Tai18E2 chromosome 3L, Prin_Dyak_Tai18E2_2.1, whole genome shotgun sequence carries:
- the LOC6534491 gene encoding uncharacterized protein LOC6534491 is translated as MWQLLLVLACLLPGCLRVQVQAVFLEECKGVIINKVTNENQECSEFVHCDGDDSYYCNGDCREAVECYTNVVTTPATTLRPTVATTKRAPVNEEPVNSTSTSASTTPSTIAVPSTSTTTPAPSTDVHVICKTSGRNGVYPYPANSNYYYQCISGFLLLQQCPQNCHFDVTQGQCVATNRNRSSGLRL
- the LOC6539584 gene encoding probable chitinase 10, with the protein product MMLNTALCLMASCLLATAQRNWSPTKPTNSVTIRQSGSRFCANHLVGEFVEHAEDCHMFYLCVENGDAVLASCPPTMLFNSESRLCDSAANVKCRNGTDAMENPPFDGGNGDGDPNDMVTDAATFCSTLMGQPQSSDRLVYVGSSSSCRQYYICYYGQAILQECSSQLHWNAVTGKCDIPERAQCTLGGQEDIPSSGNPGFPAGGSSISSDLIHCPAYGQHLYPHMQRCEFFIYCVKGHASLQQCPFYYFFDIATKSCQWSRTAQCVRDLNLEPLIK
- the LOC6539587 gene encoding probable chitinase 10 is translated as MSKYLIHLCLLLLWSSRTNGDHFDECNEMEDGAFVQSWESCQSYVYCEGEESLKGDCEDGEYFDNEAGTCDVAANVQCFLDEVDEPSQPEPEAEEEEEEQETPATPRPSEPPIIETPTEVDIVNIAPVVRPNCPISDDPGQVIFMASNSSCANYYLCYHGHAMEMHCDNELYFNSLTGQCDYPEKVQCAFEDPRSHKCLPHMTEFFPHPDNCNYFYYCIKGFLTLQQCPFYYGWDIERRSCVQIGVAKCYRNSRRIARKIPLPPKKQLIKA
- the LOC26535977 gene encoding uncharacterized protein LOC26535977 yields the protein MQQSLRLELLFIAYGVILVVWGVNGLNIPECSGQNGFINNTRSNCSYSFINCSGQNSMFCTDNTTCSANFTCGDIIPVDNSTASPIITTPIVVTTASTTVSPSDIRRECRQGVTKRFSYPQNCNYFYYCVDGFLLVEQCPIGYAFDPETGACGGRIRSSSDCIFK
- the LOC6534490 gene encoding probable chitinase 10, producing MFGIFVSIVVCLLLLGPSRADIFDECNDGNNLSFVTSPKSCAHYIFCNGDESYDGECEDGEYFSQDMEMCEPMGDIDCRTGAEVPRENTTDSATEITSESSTISTVVISTLSPSAVVTLRPSVNQSGATNTTSVSPGIEIIVTNVCPQLDNQSRIALLPNQNSCSDYYICYRGEALPMSCATSLHFNSRTGKCDHPENVRCLAMTYNPREQCKRHVIDVYPHSDNCNYFYQCRSGYLMVQQCPFFYGWDYEKRSCVALAQAKCYNKLQMQMKIY
- the LOC26535064 gene encoding uncharacterized protein LOC26535064 isoform X1; amino-acid sequence: MCLLIRISIAGHKGPLIAVVHDKVSQHRPAPLSSALSSLQMLDNKLDFVQILPSDRSTRWCPSAMMVHKVERIRTPDENYTLPRANRKFV
- the LOC26535064 gene encoding uncharacterized protein LOC26535064 isoform X2, with the translated sequence MLDNKLDFVQILPSDRSTRWCPSAMMVHKVERIRTPDENYTLPRANRKFV